Proteins from a single region of Kineosporia corallincola:
- a CDS encoding phage holin family protein, translated as MDSILIKVLVNAVAIWVATAVVPGVEVSGDSTGKTVLTLVVVGAIFGVVNAIIKPVVKLFSLPFYILTLGLFAFVVNALMLELVAWLSDQLNISFTIDDFFWSAIGAAVVVTFVSMVLNLVLPDGD; from the coding sequence GTGGACAGCATCCTGATCAAAGTTCTGGTGAATGCGGTGGCGATCTGGGTCGCCACCGCGGTCGTGCCGGGCGTCGAGGTGTCTGGCGACAGTACCGGGAAAACCGTCCTGACCCTGGTCGTGGTCGGGGCGATCTTCGGTGTGGTGAATGCGATCATCAAACCGGTCGTGAAGCTCTTTTCTTTGCCGTTTTACATCCTCACACTGGGTTTGTTCGCTTTCGTCGTCAATGCCCTGATGCTGGAGCTCGTGGCGTGGCTGTCGGACCAGTTGAACATCTCGTTCACGATCGATGATTTTTTCTGGTCCGCGATCGGCGCCGCGGTAGTGGTGACGTTCGTGAGCATGGTTCTCAACCTGGTCCTTCCGGACGGTGACTGA